A window from Myxococcus fulvus encodes these proteins:
- a CDS encoding methyl-accepting chemotaxis protein — translation MTGPSDVRGLALWVARPVMPASTVGICLALLHGLLTDALPREAWLRFLGLVVVVTALSLWLVRLNARRSLRVLHAVGEGALPASAEHLRQALLEARAFPDRVFSFALRSWLLGALVVAFIFIPWTDASLGLAPRIVLVGASLGSLTALLIYLLVIRRCRRAVELVAARGLSPLEVVAAAPPRRLHMRRHMVLFTAIAVLTPSLFILDATVTGTSRAMDEVVRAKSPQERDVAVRRADDERGLVVAGLVAVLVLLTAHLGGTVIAGPLRAITEEATRIAQGDLRPPRVIPAEDEVWATSAAFAQMQAQLGQALTQLRRAGLQISTTTEQLVATSGEQEAGADEQASSLNVTSATTEELARSAQQIAGNAESVSTIAESTFSAAQTGQRGAAAFLGAMQRMKQDNQAIADAVVRLNKRVQQIGKVVEFINEIADKSDLLALNAELEGTKAGEVGRGFSLVAAEMRRLAENVIRSTKEIEGLIEEIRDATNAAVMATEAGLKAMDAGTVLAAEVDESLSLILELARQTSHAVRSISLATQQQQTGTDQLAAAMGDILRVTEQNSAATKQMAVANADLSTLARDLKRVVERFHVVAGEDA, via the coding sequence TGTCCTTGTGGCTGGTGCGGCTCAACGCGCGGCGCTCGCTGCGGGTGCTGCACGCGGTGGGGGAGGGGGCGCTGCCCGCCTCCGCCGAGCACCTGCGCCAGGCGCTGCTGGAGGCCCGGGCCTTTCCCGACAGGGTCTTCTCCTTCGCGCTGCGCAGCTGGTTGTTGGGCGCGCTGGTGGTGGCGTTCATCTTCATCCCCTGGACGGACGCGTCGCTGGGGCTCGCGCCGCGAATCGTCCTGGTGGGCGCGTCGCTGGGCTCGCTGACGGCGCTGCTCATCTACCTGCTGGTGATTCGCCGCTGTCGTCGGGCGGTGGAGTTGGTGGCGGCCCGGGGGCTGTCCCCGCTGGAGGTGGTGGCCGCGGCGCCCCCCCGGCGGCTGCACATGCGCCGGCACATGGTGCTCTTCACCGCCATCGCGGTGCTCACCCCCTCGCTCTTCATCCTCGACGCCACCGTCACGGGCACCTCCCGGGCCATGGACGAGGTGGTGCGCGCGAAGTCGCCCCAGGAGCGGGACGTGGCGGTGCGGCGGGCGGACGACGAGCGGGGGCTGGTCGTCGCGGGCCTGGTGGCGGTGCTGGTGCTCTTGACGGCGCACCTGGGAGGCACCGTCATCGCGGGGCCCCTGCGCGCCATCACCGAGGAGGCCACCCGCATCGCCCAGGGAGACCTGCGGCCTCCGCGCGTCATCCCCGCGGAGGACGAGGTGTGGGCCACCTCGGCGGCCTTCGCGCAGATGCAGGCGCAGCTCGGCCAGGCCCTCACCCAGCTGCGGCGCGCGGGCCTTCAGATATCCACCACCACCGAGCAGCTGGTGGCGACGTCCGGTGAGCAGGAGGCGGGCGCCGACGAGCAGGCCAGCTCGCTCAACGTGACGAGCGCGACGACGGAGGAGCTGGCGCGCTCGGCGCAGCAGATCGCCGGCAACGCGGAGTCGGTGTCCACCATCGCCGAGTCGACGTTCTCCGCCGCGCAGACGGGCCAGCGCGGCGCGGCGGCCTTCCTGGGCGCCATGCAGCGCATGAAGCAGGACAACCAGGCCATCGCGGACGCGGTGGTGCGGCTCAACAAGCGCGTGCAGCAGATTGGCAAGGTGGTGGAGTTCATCAACGAGATCGCCGACAAGTCGGACCTGCTGGCGCTCAACGCGGAGCTGGAGGGGACGAAGGCGGGCGAGGTGGGCCGGGGCTTCTCGCTGGTGGCCGCGGAGATGCGCAGGCTCGCGGAGAACGTCATCCGCTCCACGAAGGAGATTGAGGGCCTCATCGAGGAGATCCGCGACGCGACGAACGCGGCGGTGATGGCCACGGAGGCGGGGCTGAAGGCCATGGACGCCGGCACGGTGCTGGCGGCCGAGGTGGACGAGAGCCTGAGCCTCATCCTGGAGCTGGCGCGGCAGACGTCCCACGCGGTGCGCAGCATCTCGCTGGCGACGCAGCAGCAGCAGACGGGCACCGACCAGCTCGCCGCGGCGATGGGGGACATCCTGCGCGTCACCGAGCAGAACTCGGCGGCCACCAAGCAGATGGCGGTGGCCAACGCGGACCTGTCCACGCTGGCGAGGGACTTGAAACGCGTGGTGGAGCGCTTCCACGTGGTGGCCGGGGAGGACGCATGA
- a CDS encoding methyl-accepting chemotaxis protein has translation MSPRASSRRTSFTRHLMLPVPLTNLVGVVFGLHYAWLTLSDAPGMAGRMELFVRWACGMGAVAIVLGAWVSLARLRTVRALELGRVAPTPEVLKAAVMEVTRWPDEAFLRSLGLWLFTTPLLGFAVWWTAGVDADAARRIAGLGLLFGPLTALLVHCLVILRSRKVVLWLAELGMTHGQLIAAMPRRAEIRARLVAFAFISVVTPAVLSVQLSSALGERALRQLMAHAAPSAELASRLRVEALVSGGPLVLLVFALALTTAYLGGTLLGRPLRELSSEARRIAEGDLASPRVVPTEDEIWDVSAAFTTMRTHLADVMSQLQRAGAQISATTEEILTTSGRYEVGATEQASSLDQTSATTEELARSARQIAENAGSVAQIAQRTLGAAQQGQRSAESFLGSMERMKQDNVAIASSVVRLNKRVQQIGKIVEFINGVADKSDLLALNAELEGTKAAEVGRGFSLVAAEMRRLAENVLESTKEIEGLIEEVREASAAAVSATQGGVRAVESGTTLAQQVSESLRQITKLAGKTSDAVRSISLATQQQQTGTDQLAETMADILRITQQSLNATKQVSTANTDLLVLARDLSEVVERFQIGQETLRGEEGG, from the coding sequence ATGAGCCCGCGCGCGAGCTCCAGGCGGACGTCCTTCACCCGGCATTTGATGCTGCCCGTGCCGCTGACCAACCTGGTCGGCGTGGTGTTCGGGCTGCACTACGCGTGGCTCACGCTCTCCGATGCGCCGGGGATGGCGGGCCGGATGGAGCTGTTCGTCCGGTGGGCGTGCGGGATGGGGGCGGTGGCCATCGTCCTGGGCGCGTGGGTGTCGCTCGCGCGGCTGCGCACGGTGCGGGCGTTGGAGCTCGGGCGCGTGGCTCCGACGCCGGAGGTCTTGAAGGCCGCGGTGATGGAGGTGACGCGCTGGCCGGACGAGGCGTTCCTGCGCTCGCTGGGGCTGTGGCTGTTCACCACGCCCCTGCTGGGCTTCGCGGTGTGGTGGACGGCGGGCGTGGACGCGGACGCGGCGCGGCGCATCGCCGGGTTGGGGCTCCTGTTCGGTCCGCTGACGGCGCTGCTGGTGCACTGCCTGGTCATCCTGCGCTCGCGCAAGGTGGTGCTGTGGCTGGCGGAGCTGGGCATGACGCACGGCCAGCTCATCGCGGCGATGCCGAGGCGGGCGGAGATTCGCGCGCGGCTGGTGGCGTTCGCCTTCATCTCCGTGGTGACGCCGGCGGTGTTGTCCGTGCAGCTCTCCTCGGCGTTGGGGGAGCGGGCGCTGCGGCAGCTCATGGCGCATGCGGCGCCGAGCGCGGAGCTGGCGTCGCGGCTTCGCGTGGAGGCGCTCGTGTCGGGCGGGCCGTTGGTGTTGCTCGTCTTCGCGCTGGCGCTCACCACCGCGTATCTGGGCGGCACGCTGTTGGGGCGGCCCCTGCGGGAGCTGTCGAGCGAGGCGCGGCGCATCGCCGAGGGGGACCTGGCCAGCCCTCGCGTGGTGCCGACGGAGGATGAAATCTGGGACGTGTCCGCGGCCTTCACCACCATGCGGACACACCTGGCGGACGTGATGTCCCAGCTCCAACGCGCCGGAGCGCAGATTTCGGCGACGACGGAGGAGATCCTCACCACCTCCGGACGCTACGAGGTGGGCGCGACCGAGCAGGCCAGCTCCCTGGACCAGACGAGCGCGACGACGGAGGAGCTGGCGCGCTCGGCGCGGCAGATCGCCGAGAACGCGGGCTCGGTGGCGCAGATTGCACAGCGCACGTTGGGCGCGGCGCAGCAGGGCCAGCGCAGCGCGGAGTCCTTCCTGGGCTCGATGGAGCGCATGAAGCAGGACAACGTCGCCATCGCCTCGTCGGTGGTGCGGCTGAACAAGCGCGTGCAGCAGATCGGCAAGATCGTCGAGTTCATCAACGGCGTGGCGGACAAGTCCGACCTGCTGGCGCTGAACGCGGAGCTGGAGGGGACGAAGGCGGCGGAGGTGGGGCGGGGCTTCTCGCTGGTGGCCGCGGAGATGCGCAGGCTCGCGGAGAACGTGCTCGAGTCCACGAAGGAGATTGAAGGGCTCATCGAGGAGGTGCGCGAGGCCTCGGCCGCGGCGGTGTCCGCGACGCAGGGTGGCGTGCGCGCGGTGGAGTCCGGCACCACGCTGGCGCAGCAGGTGTCGGAGTCGCTGCGGCAGATCACGAAGCTGGCGGGGAAGACGTCGGACGCGGTGCGGAGCATCTCGCTGGCCACGCAGCAGCAGCAGACGGGCACCGACCAGCTCGCGGAGACGATGGCGGACATCCTCCGCATCACCCAGCAGAGCCTCAACGCCACCAAGCAGGTGAGCACCGCCAACACGGACCTGCTCGTGCTGGCGCGGGACTTGAGTGAGGTGGTGGAGCGCTTCCAGATTGGACAGGAGACGCTGCGAGGGGAGGAGGGCGGGTGA
- a CDS encoding response regulator produces the protein MNPSERLLRQFRDLVTVRLERINRALMELEAGASPDAGRGALRELHGLKGEARMMGFDDINVLVHEMEELVRCVEPRRYALSADSADALLSAADAVLLLSGAQPGAASSPEVARLVGWLQACTRAETRDGPTGEGAGSSSNARVDGAESLARAVAAASVPSGVGAPRGATGDVGGEASGPGSSSRSEGDARSHAPAADAASRSEGDARSLAPAFSVASRGEAHALDGTSYGEARASDVPSRSGGAAPDAPLWLDGGVAEGPARSGARTAPGGNPLWRVSGTGMTRVSTVSPAEPPLRGGAPPPTGGLSTVAQNRGWPSAPRPETSPARPSTGTTGAALAPTPVPGPRVVAPGQGPSPTPRQPETRMDAVRIDVASLDLLTSAVTNLAQVARRRERANARRLALARELGKLAREAEDLGPAAAALVARLGTAKELAADLHRESKLLSNEELRDLGMVVEEVQGLRMLPLSVLFEPYPRMVRDLSRTLGKEVELVVDGEDTRADRAVVEALREPLMHLVRNALDHGLETRVDRVTSGKHPRGCLTLRAAREGSRIILRVEDDGMGLDPVELRRVAVRRGVLDESAANALSDAATRELIFLPGFTSREVVTDLSGRGVGLDAVRASIQGLGGDVGVESAPGWGTIFELRVPVSLTVAPLLFVQVGPETLALSATHVSRALKVEPLHLCEVAGRPALLVEGRVLPLASLGSLLGLSPEREVREGELVLVVRSQSGAAAVVVDRVLEERVQAILPLRGVLARFGHLTGATSLADGRLAMVLSAAYLTASAHGTSPLKLPRSSAPETESRRRRILVVDDSPLTRELISNLLEAVGYDTVMAADGADALDVLEGTPVDLVVTDLEMPGMDGLALTRRLKELSAQPRLPVVILTTRGGEEDRRRGLAAGADAYVTKGDLVRQDLVDVVGRLLS, from the coding sequence GTGAACCCGAGTGAGCGCCTGCTCAGGCAGTTCCGGGACCTGGTGACGGTGCGCCTGGAGCGCATCAACCGGGCGCTCATGGAGCTGGAGGCAGGGGCGAGCCCGGACGCGGGACGGGGGGCGCTGCGCGAGCTGCACGGGCTCAAGGGCGAGGCCCGGATGATGGGCTTCGACGACATCAACGTGCTGGTGCACGAGATGGAGGAGCTCGTCCGGTGCGTGGAGCCCCGGCGCTATGCCTTGTCCGCGGACTCCGCGGATGCGCTCCTGAGCGCCGCCGATGCGGTGCTGTTGCTCTCGGGGGCGCAGCCGGGCGCGGCGTCCTCGCCCGAGGTGGCGCGGCTCGTGGGCTGGCTCCAGGCCTGTACCCGCGCGGAGACCCGGGACGGTCCGACGGGAGAGGGCGCGGGGTCGTCCTCGAACGCGCGGGTCGACGGGGCCGAGTCGTTGGCGCGGGCCGTCGCCGCGGCGTCGGTTCCGTCCGGGGTCGGGGCGCCGCGGGGTGCGACTGGCGACGTCGGTGGCGAGGCCTCTGGCCCCGGTTCCTCGTCCCGAAGTGAAGGTGATGCGCGGAGCCATGCTCCTGCGGCCGATGCTGCGTCCCGAAGCGAAGGCGATGCGCGGAGCCTTGCTCCGGCTTTCAGCGTCGCGTCTCGAGGTGAGGCGCATGCTCTCGATGGGACCTCGTACGGCGAGGCGCGCGCTTCCGACGTCCCGTCCCGAAGTGGAGGGGCCGCCCCCGATGCGCCCCTCTGGCTGGATGGAGGTGTCGCCGAAGGGCCAGCTCGCAGCGGAGCGCGCACGGCGCCCGGTGGCAATCCGCTCTGGCGGGTCTCGGGGACGGGGATGACCCGCGTGTCCACGGTGTCACCCGCCGAGCCTCCACTGCGCGGTGGCGCTCCTCCGCCCACCGGAGGCCTCTCGACCGTCGCGCAGAATCGCGGCTGGCCCTCGGCGCCGCGTCCGGAGACGAGCCCCGCCCGTCCCTCCACGGGGACGACTGGCGCGGCTCTTGCGCCCACGCCTGTCCCGGGCCCTCGCGTGGTCGCGCCGGGGCAGGGCCCCTCGCCGACGCCCCGTCAGCCCGAGACGCGCATGGACGCGGTCCGCATCGACGTGGCCAGCCTGGACCTGTTGACCAGCGCGGTGACGAACCTGGCCCAGGTCGCCCGTCGCCGGGAGCGCGCCAATGCCCGCCGCCTGGCCCTGGCCCGGGAGCTGGGAAAGCTGGCCCGCGAGGCCGAGGACCTGGGCCCCGCCGCCGCCGCGCTGGTGGCCCGGCTGGGCACCGCCAAGGAGCTGGCCGCGGACCTCCATCGCGAGTCCAAGCTGCTCTCCAACGAAGAGCTCCGCGACCTGGGGATGGTCGTCGAGGAGGTGCAGGGGCTGCGCATGCTCCCCCTGTCCGTCCTCTTCGAGCCCTATCCGCGCATGGTGAGGGATTTGTCGCGCACGCTGGGCAAGGAGGTGGAGCTCGTCGTCGACGGCGAGGACACCCGCGCGGACCGGGCGGTGGTGGAGGCCTTGCGAGAGCCGCTGATGCACCTGGTGCGCAACGCCCTGGACCACGGCCTGGAGACGCGCGTGGACCGCGTCACCTCCGGCAAGCACCCCCGGGGCTGCCTCACCCTGCGCGCCGCGCGCGAGGGCAGCCGCATCATCCTGCGCGTCGAGGACGACGGCATGGGGTTGGACCCCGTGGAGCTGCGCCGCGTGGCCGTGCGCCGGGGCGTCCTGGACGAGAGCGCCGCCAACGCGCTGTCCGACGCCGCCACCCGCGAGCTCATCTTCCTGCCGGGCTTCACCTCCCGGGAGGTCGTCACGGACCTGTCGGGTCGGGGCGTCGGCCTGGACGCCGTGCGTGCCTCCATCCAGGGCCTGGGGGGTGACGTCGGCGTCGAGTCCGCGCCCGGCTGGGGCACCATCTTCGAGCTGCGCGTCCCCGTGTCCCTCACCGTGGCGCCGCTGCTCTTCGTCCAGGTGGGCCCGGAGACGCTCGCCTTGAGCGCCACCCACGTCTCGCGCGCCCTCAAGGTGGAGCCCCTGCACCTGTGTGAGGTGGCCGGCCGGCCCGCGCTGCTCGTGGAGGGCCGCGTGCTACCGCTGGCGTCCCTGGGCTCGCTGCTCGGCCTGTCCCCGGAGCGCGAGGTCCGGGAGGGAGAGCTCGTCCTGGTGGTCCGCAGCCAGAGCGGCGCCGCCGCCGTCGTCGTGGACCGCGTGCTCGAGGAGCGCGTCCAGGCCATCCTCCCCCTGCGCGGCGTGCTGGCCCGCTTCGGCCACCTCACGGGTGCCACGTCCCTGGCGGACGGCCGGCTCGCCATGGTGCTGTCGGCGGCCTACCTCACCGCCAGCGCCCACGGGACGTCCCCGCTGAAGCTGCCCCGCTCGTCGGCCCCGGAGACGGAGTCACGGCGCCGGCGCATCCTCGTCGTGGACGACTCCCCCCTCACCCGGGAGCTCATCTCCAACCTCCTGGAGGCGGTGGGATACGACACCGTCATGGCCGCCGACGGGGCGGACGCGCTGGACGTCCTGGAGGGCACCCCGGTGGACCTGGTGGTGACGGACCTGGAGATGCCGGGCATGGACGGCCTGGCGCTGACCCGCCGGCTGAAGGAACTTTCCGCCCAGCCCAGGCTGCCCGTCGTCATCCTCACCACCCGTGGTGGAGAGGAGGACCGGCGGCGTGGGCTGGCGGCGGGGGCGGACGCCTACGTCACCAAGGGGGACCTGGTGCGCCAGGACCTGGTGGATGTGGTGGGGCGACTGTTGTCCTGA
- the cheB gene encoding chemotaxis-specific protein-glutamate methyltransferase CheB, translated as MGKKVSVLVVDDSLICRQLICEALSKDPDIEVVGSCADGKQAVEMTKELRPHVITMDVDMPVMDGLTATEHIMAECPTPILVLTADPRSQAPELTYRALELGALALQIKPAIDAGPEAWNLVREIKLLSSVRVIRHLRRPQKGITPPRVTTSVLPAVSMGVVVVAASTGGPQVLCRMLSELPADFPAPIVIVQHINAAFAESLAGWLGNTSRLKVRLAQDGEPLMPGHVLIAPPGQHTMIPFRGRVALKAGVERDGHMPSGTTLLESAARTYGRRAVGLVLTGMGADGAEGLLAIRQAGGLTLAQNEESCVVFGMPGTAVERKAVDHLIHGDEVAATLSRLARGESLAVGR; from the coding sequence ATGGGCAAGAAAGTGTCGGTGCTGGTGGTCGATGACTCACTCATCTGCCGACAGCTCATCTGCGAGGCGTTGAGCAAGGACCCCGACATCGAGGTGGTCGGCTCGTGCGCGGACGGCAAGCAGGCCGTGGAGATGACCAAGGAGCTGCGGCCCCACGTCATCACCATGGACGTGGACATGCCCGTCATGGATGGGTTGACGGCCACCGAGCACATCATGGCCGAGTGCCCCACGCCCATCCTGGTGCTGACGGCGGATCCGCGCTCGCAGGCGCCGGAGCTGACGTACCGGGCGCTGGAGCTGGGCGCGCTCGCGCTCCAAATCAAGCCCGCCATCGACGCCGGCCCCGAGGCCTGGAACCTGGTGCGGGAGATCAAGCTGCTCTCCTCGGTGCGCGTCATCCGCCACCTGCGCCGGCCCCAGAAGGGCATCACCCCGCCCCGGGTGACGACGTCCGTGCTGCCCGCCGTGTCCATGGGCGTGGTGGTGGTGGCCGCGAGCACGGGCGGGCCGCAGGTGCTGTGCCGGATGCTGTCGGAGCTGCCGGCGGACTTCCCCGCGCCCATCGTCATCGTCCAGCACATCAACGCCGCCTTCGCCGAGTCGCTGGCGGGGTGGCTGGGCAACACCAGCCGGCTCAAGGTGCGGCTGGCGCAGGACGGCGAGCCGCTGATGCCGGGCCACGTGCTCATCGCGCCGCCGGGGCAGCACACCATGATTCCCTTCCGGGGACGGGTGGCGCTCAAGGCGGGCGTGGAGCGCGACGGGCACATGCCCTCCGGAACGACGCTGCTGGAGAGCGCGGCGAGGACCTACGGCCGGCGCGCGGTGGGCCTGGTGCTGACGGGCATGGGCGCGGACGGCGCGGAGGGGCTCCTGGCCATCCGTCAGGCCGGTGGGCTGACGCTGGCGCAGAACGAGGAGTCCTGCGTGGTGTTCGGCATGCCGGGCACGGCGGTGGAGCGCAAGGCGGTGGACCACCTCATCCACGGCGACGAGGTCGCGGCGACGCTGTCGCGGCTGGCGCGGGGTGAGTCGTTGGCCGTGGGGCGCTGA
- a CDS encoding CheR family methyltransferase: protein MALSGPQIRRLDDRLAERCRGLTPHQYLAFLKSPTGAAELEGLISAVVVNKTDLFRDEVQLTDFREHVLAPLVERARGGPLRVWSAGCSTGEEVATLLVLLAEAGASPGSTVLGTDISEAALRRARGLSFSTEQLRRVPPVLRERYFVSTGSRLALVGGLRERASFQVHNLMDVPYPRAPAERGFDVIFCRNVLIYFTVESFHRTVATLAESLAPGGTLVLSSSEPLLQVPPTLRVVRTESAFFHVRSEAERLVLVEPTRGAPASVPTGNSKGPSRGAAPSSSATPLEAPPLAPAFAEADLLFACVLDGAASGVSDAVAERDLRQCLQLDPDHAAARYLLALLLEQCRRPLEAASEYRRALVALEEGRARPVPFFLNPSRLRVACAHAAGRLEPLGGPR from the coding sequence ATGGCCTTGAGCGGGCCCCAGATTCGTCGGCTGGATGACCGGCTGGCGGAGCGGTGTCGCGGGCTGACGCCGCACCAGTACCTGGCGTTCCTCAAGTCACCCACGGGCGCCGCGGAGCTCGAAGGCCTCATCTCCGCGGTGGTGGTGAACAAGACGGACCTCTTCCGGGACGAGGTGCAGCTCACCGACTTCCGCGAGCACGTGCTGGCGCCGCTGGTGGAGCGGGCGAGGGGAGGGCCCCTGCGGGTGTGGAGCGCGGGGTGCTCGACGGGCGAGGAGGTGGCCACGCTGCTGGTCCTGCTGGCCGAGGCGGGCGCGAGCCCCGGGAGCACCGTGCTGGGCACGGACATCTCGGAGGCGGCGCTGCGGCGCGCGCGCGGGCTCTCCTTCTCCACGGAGCAGCTGCGTCGGGTGCCGCCCGTGCTCCGGGAGCGCTACTTCGTGTCGACGGGCTCTCGCCTGGCGCTGGTGGGCGGGCTTCGCGAGCGGGCCAGCTTCCAGGTCCACAACCTGATGGACGTGCCCTATCCCCGGGCCCCGGCCGAGCGCGGCTTCGACGTCATCTTCTGCCGCAACGTCCTCATCTACTTCACGGTGGAGTCCTTCCACCGGACCGTCGCCACGCTCGCGGAGAGCCTCGCGCCCGGGGGCACGCTGGTGCTGTCGTCCTCGGAGCCGCTGCTCCAGGTGCCGCCCACCCTGCGCGTGGTCCGCACGGAGTCGGCGTTCTTCCACGTCCGGAGCGAAGCCGAGCGCCTCGTGCTCGTGGAGCCGACGCGAGGCGCGCCCGCCTCCGTCCCGACAGGAAACTCCAAGGGGCCCTCCAGGGGAGCGGCGCCGTCCTCATCGGCGACCCCGCTCGAGGCCCCGCCGCTGGCCCCTGCCTTCGCCGAGGCCGACCTGCTCTTCGCCTGCGTGCTGGACGGCGCCGCTTCGGGCGTGTCGGACGCGGTGGCGGAGCGGGACCTGCGCCAGTGCCTCCAACTGGACCCCGACCATGCGGCCGCCCGCTACCTGCTGGCGCTGCTGCTGGAGCAGTGCCGCCGCCCGCTCGAGGCGGCCTCCGAGTACCGCCGGGCCCTGGTCGCCCTGGAGGAGGGCCGCGCCCGCCCGGTGCCCTTCTTCCTCAACCCCAGCCGTCTGCGGGTGGCGTGCGCGCACGCGGCCGGCCGCCTGGAGCCCCTGGGCGGGCCCCGCTAG
- a CDS encoding tetratricopeptide repeat protein, with protein sequence MRRLVLFALLAALPGCFYPADRGRALEAKVDRLGTDSAQMQAELKEARAQLAIVLPKIDEKVAEVTKALDGLDTAARRKDADIGIQLQKTMEDLSQLRGQVETYLHKITELETALGAQDQKLLAMQGAAAVKEAEAKKKAEELQRPTNPKDFLALAQERAKAGELLVARQLFNELMKKWAKDALVGEAHYGLGETYFSESKCREALFEYGKVVQDHPKTPSAPDAYLRSSECFAQLKMKDESRLALEELVKSYPKSGAAKTAKERIAELDKAKAPAKKGGKK encoded by the coding sequence ATGCGAAGGCTCGTCCTGTTCGCGCTGCTGGCGGCGCTCCCTGGCTGTTTCTATCCCGCGGACCGCGGCCGCGCCCTCGAGGCGAAGGTCGACCGGCTCGGCACCGACTCCGCGCAGATGCAGGCGGAGTTGAAGGAGGCGCGCGCGCAGCTCGCCATCGTCCTGCCGAAGATCGACGAGAAGGTCGCCGAGGTCACCAAGGCCCTGGACGGCCTGGACACCGCCGCGCGCCGCAAGGACGCGGACATCGGCATCCAGCTCCAGAAGACGATGGAGGACCTGTCCCAGCTGCGCGGCCAGGTGGAGACCTACCTCCACAAAATCACCGAGCTGGAGACGGCGCTCGGCGCCCAGGACCAGAAGCTGCTCGCCATGCAGGGCGCCGCCGCCGTGAAGGAGGCCGAGGCCAAGAAGAAGGCCGAAGAGCTCCAGCGCCCCACCAACCCCAAGGACTTCCTCGCGCTCGCGCAGGAGCGCGCCAAGGCCGGCGAGCTGCTCGTGGCGCGCCAGCTCTTCAACGAGCTGATGAAGAAGTGGGCCAAGGACGCCCTCGTGGGCGAGGCCCACTACGGCCTGGGCGAGACGTACTTCTCCGAGTCCAAGTGCCGCGAGGCGCTCTTCGAGTACGGCAAGGTGGTGCAGGACCACCCGAAGACGCCCTCCGCGCCGGACGCGTACCTGCGCTCCTCGGAGTGCTTCGCCCAGCTCAAGATGAAGGACGAGTCGCGCCTGGCGCTCGAGGAGCTGGTGAAGAGCTACCCCAAGTCCGGCGCCGCCAAGACGGCCAAGGAGCGCATCGCCGAGCTGGACAAGGCGAAGGCGCCCGCGAAGAAGGGGGGCAAGAAGTGA
- a CDS encoding 5'-nucleotidase, translated as MPVLVLDAGNALFKSRDSGEAPDARARAELVFAQMNAQGTTAMAVGTRDLSLGVDFLLKQSRKSKLKLLSANLADAQGKLLFPASMVTQVGGLKVGLVGASPATERPEPMEPFAQGKAAAVQRQGLPVLPAVTAEVKRLREQKVDLVILLAAVPYNDLLALAGELEGVDFVMQSHEGRGSGIAQRVGLTTVVPPGERGRQVAKLELSIDGPGRFVDVSERERTRDGLRIVEANLARARERLVQTKDEAQKRALESTVASLEARRQSLEKTVAGGATPSARTHLLSYIQLGSDVPADPVVQKAVERVEPPGSAAH; from the coding sequence GTGCCGGTCCTCGTGTTGGACGCGGGCAACGCGCTCTTCAAGAGCCGGGACAGCGGTGAGGCCCCAGATGCCCGCGCGCGCGCCGAGCTGGTGTTCGCGCAGATGAACGCGCAGGGCACCACCGCCATGGCCGTGGGCACGCGCGACTTGTCGCTGGGCGTGGACTTCCTGCTCAAGCAGTCGCGCAAGTCGAAGCTGAAGCTGCTGTCCGCGAACCTCGCGGACGCGCAGGGCAAGCTGCTGTTCCCCGCGTCGATGGTGACGCAGGTGGGAGGGCTCAAGGTCGGTCTGGTGGGCGCCTCGCCCGCCACCGAGCGTCCAGAGCCCATGGAGCCCTTCGCCCAGGGCAAGGCCGCGGCCGTCCAGCGCCAGGGGCTGCCCGTGCTCCCCGCCGTCACCGCCGAGGTGAAGCGCCTGCGCGAGCAGAAGGTGGACCTGGTCATCCTGCTGGCCGCCGTGCCCTACAACGACCTGCTCGCGCTCGCCGGTGAGCTGGAGGGCGTCGACTTCGTGATGCAGTCCCACGAGGGCCGGGGCTCCGGCATCGCCCAGCGCGTGGGGCTGACCACCGTGGTGCCGCCGGGTGAACGGGGCCGCCAGGTCGCGAAGCTGGAGCTGTCCATCGACGGCCCCGGCCGCTTCGTGGACGTCTCCGAGCGCGAGCGCACCCGCGACGGCCTGCGCATCGTCGAGGCGAACCTCGCCCGGGCCAGGGAGCGGCTCGTCCAGACGAAGGACGAGGCGCAGAAGCGGGCGCTCGAGTCCACGGTCGCCAGCCTGGAGGCCCGGCGTCAGTCCCTGGAGAAGACGGTGGCGGGCGGCGCAACGCCCTCGGCCCGGACGCATCTATTGTCGTACATCCAGCTAGGCAGTGACGTACCGGCGGATCCGGTCGTCCAGAAGGCGGTGGAACGTGTCGAGCCCCCGGGCTCGGCGGCCCACTGA
- the rpmE gene encoding 50S ribosomal protein L31 has translation MKPEMHPVYPPSRITCACGNIVETHSTRGSFSVEICSNCHPFFTGKYKLVDTAGRIDRFRKKYGSNPTETAAGEGAIAVPVAKGKKAKA, from the coding sequence ATGAAGCCGGAAATGCACCCCGTCTATCCGCCGTCCCGCATCACCTGCGCGTGCGGCAACATCGTCGAGACCCACTCCACCCGTGGCTCGTTCTCGGTGGAAATCTGCTCGAACTGCCACCCCTTCTTCACGGGCAAGTACAAGCTCGTGGACACGGCGGGCCGCATCGACCGCTTCCGCAAGAAGTACGGCTCGAACCCCACGGAGACCGCCGCTGGCGAGGGCGCCATCGCCGTCCCGGTCGCCAAGGGCAAGAAGGCCAAGGCCTGA